One Streptosporangium sp. NBC_01495 DNA window includes the following coding sequences:
- a CDS encoding PucR family transcriptional regulator: protein MLPTVADVLALDTVRRGNPRVVAGADRLDSRVRWVHVGEVTDIAHLLRGGELVLTTGIALPDDPGKLADYIAELVAVGASGLIVELGRKFIGELPGAVVRAAEDHGLPLITLARETPFVQITESVHARIIDIQLEELRASEQLHEVFTELSVEGASPAEVLGQVARLSGHPALLENLAHQVLACETAGRDTGSLLVGWETRSRAVASDLRTAYDAASGWLVTMVGARGQDWGRLIMLCDTEPGPRDIVLAERAATTLALGRLLERHQESLERQAHGTIITGILTHAYADPEEAAARARAVGVSLTGRKLISVVLRLAESTEKPLEGQEQLAQLGELADAAAAACREARLPALVGALDQNRIGVLLPLPPRVLPESALTTLADRLRAAFTIPFVLAAGSVVESVRDVRRSFLEAEQVADVAVRQPDGRAFYRLPDLRLRGLLHLLRDDARLQTFAERELGPLLAHDAQRGGDLTRILRVYLDAGRNKAVAAQRAHLSRPAFYDRLRRLERVLDTDLDDVESCLSLHVALLALESFRRDSPRS, encoded by the coding sequence GTGCTCCCTACTGTCGCCGACGTCCTCGCCCTGGACACCGTCCGCCGGGGCAACCCACGGGTCGTGGCGGGAGCGGACCGGCTGGACAGCCGGGTGCGCTGGGTGCACGTGGGCGAGGTGACCGACATCGCGCACCTGCTGCGCGGAGGCGAGCTCGTGCTCACCACCGGCATAGCCCTGCCCGACGATCCCGGCAAGCTCGCCGACTACATCGCCGAGCTCGTCGCCGTGGGCGCGTCGGGGCTGATCGTGGAGCTGGGCCGCAAGTTCATCGGGGAGCTGCCCGGCGCCGTGGTCCGCGCCGCCGAGGATCACGGTCTGCCGCTGATCACCCTGGCCAGGGAGACGCCGTTCGTGCAGATCACCGAGTCGGTGCACGCCCGGATCATCGACATCCAGCTGGAGGAGCTCCGCGCCTCCGAGCAGCTGCACGAGGTCTTCACCGAGCTGTCGGTCGAGGGCGCCTCCCCCGCGGAGGTCCTCGGCCAGGTCGCCCGGCTGTCCGGACACCCCGCACTGCTGGAGAACCTCGCCCACCAGGTGCTGGCCTGCGAGACCGCCGGCCGCGACACCGGCTCGCTGCTGGTGGGCTGGGAGACCCGCTCCCGCGCGGTGGCATCCGACCTGCGCACCGCCTACGACGCCGCCTCCGGCTGGCTGGTCACCATGGTCGGCGCGCGGGGCCAGGACTGGGGCCGCCTGATCATGCTCTGCGACACGGAGCCGGGACCGCGCGACATCGTGCTCGCCGAGCGCGCCGCGACCACCCTCGCCCTGGGCCGCCTGCTGGAGCGCCACCAGGAGTCACTGGAACGCCAGGCACACGGCACGATCATCACCGGAATCCTGACGCACGCGTACGCCGACCCCGAGGAGGCCGCGGCACGCGCCCGCGCGGTCGGTGTGTCGCTCACCGGCCGCAAGCTCATCAGCGTGGTACTCCGCCTGGCCGAGTCCACGGAGAAACCGCTGGAGGGCCAGGAACAGCTCGCCCAGCTCGGCGAGCTCGCGGACGCGGCCGCCGCCGCCTGCCGCGAGGCCCGCCTCCCCGCCCTCGTCGGCGCCCTGGACCAGAACCGGATCGGCGTCCTGCTTCCCCTGCCGCCGCGAGTCCTCCCCGAGTCCGCGCTGACCACGCTCGCCGACCGCCTGCGCGCGGCCTTCACGATCCCCTTCGTCCTCGCCGCCGGCTCCGTGGTCGAGTCGGTCCGCGATGTACGGAGGAGTTTCCTGGAGGCCGAGCAGGTCGCCGACGTGGCCGTCAGGCAGCCCGACGGCCGTGCCTTCTACCGGCTGCCCGACCTCCGCCTGAGGGGCCTGCTCCACCTTCTGCGCGACGACGCCCGGCTGCAGACCTTCGCCGAGCGCGAGCTCGGACCGCTGCTCGCCCACGACGCCCAGCGTGGCGGCGATCTCACCAGGATCCTGCGGGTCTATCTCGACGCGGGCCGCAACAAGGCCGTCGCCGCCCAGAGGGCCCACCTTTCCAGGCCCGCCTTCTACGACCGCCTCCGTAGGCTGGAGCGCGTTCTCGACACCGATCTGGACGATGTCGAATCCTGCCTCTCCCTCCACGTCGCCCTCCTGGCGCTGGAGTCCTTCCGGAGAGACAGCCCCCGTTCCTGA
- a CDS encoding cupin domain-containing protein — MPEIFVPETADLARMVIAAGAFSVPTDDVRLSPGELEPHQILAGTPRVSSVELWSSPDGGQSRGIWEITPGTVIDVERDEMFVVLSGRATLEVDGGATLELVPGSVCLLAEGAKTVWIVHETLRKVYHCVG; from the coding sequence ATGCCCGAGATCTTCGTCCCCGAGACCGCCGATCTGGCCCGGATGGTCATCGCCGCCGGGGCGTTCTCCGTGCCCACCGACGACGTACGGCTGTCACCCGGCGAGCTGGAGCCCCACCAGATCCTGGCGGGCACTCCGCGCGTCTCGTCGGTCGAGCTGTGGTCCTCGCCGGACGGCGGGCAGAGCCGGGGCATCTGGGAGATCACGCCGGGCACGGTCATCGATGTGGAACGTGACGAGATGTTCGTGGTCCTGTCCGGCCGCGCCACGCTGGAGGTCGACGGCGGCGCCACGCTGGAGCTCGTCCCCGGGTCGGTCTGCCTGCTCGCCGAGGGCGCCAAGACCGTCTGGATCGTCCACGAGACCCTGCGCAAGGTGTATCACTGCGTGGGCTGA
- a CDS encoding phosphodiester glycosidase family protein: MPNGHDAGSLVTAQTVAQAVEAAGFTPEILKVVQPAAADAPSVERYMVRTGLWSFGQRAKADKVVKELKELDVRAKTDYLGDDGTETTGPWDMRVLMVDPKAFRGSFKTSIGKSVAKRESTSSMSKLTGAIAGVNGGFFNIHTAKALQGDPVGVSVVGGRLLSEAVPGRSGLVITQGRKARITELKTTVTAISSDGTKIEVNGINRAAGTDELVLYTEEFGGKTAADGGIEVVVDAAQGKVIKVRQAGGIVARGTYLLHGTGLMAVWLQEHGQGTWMKVDNKVIDLRTQQAIPLTPETHVMGGGVGLVRNGRVRITAAADGHASINMMLRRHPRTMVGIDKSGGLILATVDGRNPGVTVGASMVEAAQLMRWLGAKQAINFDGGGSSVMVVGHKAVNRPSDGAERTVGDGLFITP; this comes from the coding sequence ATGCCCAACGGGCATGATGCCGGTTCCCTTGTCACGGCGCAGACGGTCGCCCAGGCGGTGGAAGCCGCGGGATTCACCCCCGAGATTCTGAAAGTCGTGCAGCCCGCCGCCGCGGACGCTCCCTCCGTGGAGCGTTACATGGTCCGGACCGGCCTGTGGTCGTTCGGCCAGCGGGCCAAGGCCGACAAGGTTGTGAAGGAACTCAAGGAGCTCGACGTCCGGGCCAAGACCGACTATCTCGGTGACGACGGCACCGAGACCACCGGCCCCTGGGACATGCGCGTGCTGATGGTGGACCCGAAGGCGTTCAGGGGATCCTTCAAGACGAGCATCGGCAAGAGTGTGGCCAAGCGCGAGAGCACCAGCTCGATGTCGAAGCTGACCGGCGCCATCGCCGGGGTCAACGGTGGCTTCTTCAACATCCACACGGCCAAGGCGCTCCAGGGCGACCCGGTCGGCGTGTCCGTCGTGGGCGGCAGGCTCCTCAGCGAGGCCGTGCCGGGCCGTAGCGGCCTCGTCATCACCCAGGGCCGCAAGGCGAGGATCACCGAGCTGAAGACCACGGTCACCGCGATCTCCTCCGATGGGACGAAGATCGAGGTCAACGGTATCAACCGGGCCGCCGGCACCGACGAGCTCGTCCTCTACACCGAGGAGTTCGGCGGCAAGACGGCCGCCGACGGCGGCATCGAGGTCGTCGTCGACGCCGCCCAGGGCAAGGTCATCAAGGTCCGCCAGGCCGGCGGCATCGTCGCCCGGGGCACCTACCTGCTCCACGGCACCGGCCTCATGGCCGTCTGGCTCCAGGAACACGGTCAGGGAACCTGGATGAAGGTAGACAACAAGGTCATCGACCTGCGCACCCAGCAGGCCATACCGCTCACCCCGGAGACACACGTCATGGGCGGCGGGGTCGGGCTGGTCAGGAACGGCCGGGTACGCATCACCGCGGCGGCCGACGGACACGCCTCGATCAACATGATGCTCCGGCGCCACCCGCGCACGATGGTCGGCATCGACAAGTCGGGCGGGCTGATCCTGGCCACGGTCGACGGGCGCAACCCGGGCGTCACCGTGGGCGCCTCGATGGTGGAGGCGGCCCAGCTGATGCGGTGGCTGGGAGCCAAGCAGGCCATCAACTTCGACGGCGGCGGCTCCAGCGTGATGGTCGTCGGCCACAAGGCCGTGAACCGGCCCTCGGACGGCGCGGAGCGAACCGTGGGTGACGGCCTCTTCATCACGCCCTGA
- a CDS encoding AI-2E family transporter — MTDQRVLPRALVVLLCTAGAVVTLAGIREIGSIVGPVLLALVLVLAVSPVRTRLRERGAPGWTLVAVPLAIVLLVLLGMVAILTVAVAQMAALAPTYDAQFNQLVAEAQRQAARLGIGTQQMNEAINSFDPGKIFALAQGFVSGLLGVFSGLVLVIVLLLAMCLDARAFSRILAMGAARRPLLIGALGDFAHKTRRYLLVSTGFGLVCSALDVAALWVLGVPLPLLWGVLALITNYIPNVGFVLGLIPPALLGLLEGGPRTMLFVIVAYILINFVVQSLIQPKFLGDAVGLSTTVTFLSLILWTFLLGPLGALLAIPLSLLTRALLIDSDPDGGWAAALVSGDVPDDGHPATGGKPDGDRGKDGGDRGRTSSHVP, encoded by the coding sequence ATGACGGACCAAAGAGTGTTGCCCAGGGCGCTCGTCGTGCTCCTCTGCACCGCGGGAGCCGTGGTCACCCTGGCGGGGATCAGGGAGATCGGGTCGATCGTCGGGCCGGTGTTACTGGCCCTCGTCCTGGTCCTGGCGGTCTCCCCGGTCAGAACACGGCTTCGCGAGCGCGGCGCTCCCGGGTGGACGCTGGTGGCGGTCCCCCTGGCGATCGTGCTGCTGGTGCTCCTGGGCATGGTGGCGATCCTGACCGTGGCGGTCGCGCAGATGGCGGCACTCGCCCCCACCTACGACGCGCAGTTCAACCAGCTCGTCGCGGAGGCGCAGCGGCAGGCGGCCAGGCTCGGCATCGGCACCCAGCAGATGAACGAGGCGATCAACTCCTTCGACCCCGGCAAGATCTTCGCGCTCGCGCAGGGATTCGTCTCAGGACTGCTGGGCGTGTTCTCCGGCCTGGTCCTCGTCATCGTCCTGCTCCTGGCCATGTGCCTGGACGCGCGGGCCTTCTCCAGGATCCTCGCCATGGGGGCGGCGCGCAGGCCCCTGCTCATCGGGGCACTCGGCGACTTCGCCCACAAGACCCGCCGTTATCTCCTGGTCTCGACGGGGTTCGGGCTGGTCTGCTCAGCACTGGACGTGGCCGCGCTCTGGGTCCTCGGCGTACCGCTCCCCCTCCTCTGGGGGGTACTGGCGCTGATCACGAACTACATCCCCAACGTCGGCTTCGTCCTGGGGTTGATCCCGCCCGCCCTGCTCGGCCTCCTGGAGGGCGGGCCCAGGACCATGCTCTTCGTGATCGTCGCCTACATACTGATCAACTTTGTGGTGCAGTCGCTGATCCAGCCGAAGTTCCTCGGTGACGCCGTCGGCCTGTCCACCACCGTGACCTTCCTCTCTCTCATCCTGTGGACGTTCCTTCTCGGCCCGCTGGGCGCACTGCTGGCCATCCCGCTCAGCCTGCTGACCCGCGCGCTGCTGATCGACAGCGATCCCGACGGCGGCTGGGCCGCCGCCCTCGTCTCCGGGGACGTTCCCGACGACGGGCACCCCGCGACGGGCGGGAAACCAGACGGAGACCGGGGGAAGGACGGCGGAGACCGGGGAAGGACTTCGTCGCACGTACCCTGA
- a CDS encoding DUF6597 domain-containing transcriptional factor, whose translation MYREWAPGPRIAGRVACLWINESTSATTQLVVPDGCVDLVWGPRGAQVAGPDTGPKPVRMAPGDRYTGIRFRPGAAGELFGVPLDSLRDLRVPLSDLEPLAELSDLGPLTALLTPEPPTGTAGVRTPEPLSDVVQRALAVRLRAAPEPDPAAPAIAEALRAGRSVREVAWDLGFGERQLLRRSLRAFGYGPKTLQRVVRFQRALRLARRGVTAAEAAALSGYADQAHMANEVRRLAGVSLGRLLDRSGGGTA comes from the coding sequence ATGTATCGCGAGTGGGCACCTGGCCCCCGCATCGCCGGGCGGGTGGCCTGCCTGTGGATCAACGAGTCGACCTCCGCCACGACGCAGCTGGTCGTGCCCGACGGCTGTGTGGATCTGGTCTGGGGCCCGAGGGGAGCACAGGTCGCGGGGCCCGACACGGGCCCGAAACCCGTCCGGATGGCACCGGGTGACCGATACACCGGGATCCGGTTCAGGCCCGGCGCGGCGGGTGAGCTGTTCGGCGTGCCGCTCGACAGCCTGCGCGACCTGCGGGTGCCGCTGTCCGACCTCGAACCCCTCGCGGAACTGTCCGACCTGGGACCGCTCACCGCGCTGCTCACACCGGAGCCGCCCACCGGGACGGCCGGGGTCCGGACGCCGGAGCCACTCTCCGACGTCGTACAGCGGGCTCTGGCCGTACGGCTGCGCGCGGCGCCCGAACCCGACCCGGCCGCGCCCGCGATCGCCGAGGCACTGCGGGCGGGGCGGAGCGTCAGGGAGGTGGCCTGGGATCTGGGGTTCGGCGAGCGGCAGCTCCTGCGCCGGTCCCTGCGGGCCTTCGGGTACGGCCCGAAGACGCTGCAGCGGGTGGTCAGGTTCCAGCGGGCACTGCGGCTGGCCAGGCGCGGCGTCACGGCGGCCGAGGCCGCCGCGCTCAGCGGGTACGCCGACCAGGCCCACATGGCGAACGAGGTACGGCGGCTGGCGGGGGTGTCCCTGGGCCGGCTGCTCGACCGGTCCGGCGGCGGGACCGCCTGA
- a CDS encoding PhzF family phenazine biosynthesis protein, whose amino-acid sequence MTSTVEILRYTAFTHDPEGGNPAGIVLDAAGLSDAEMLAVAAEVGYSETAFLTARDDERRVFRVRYFAPSTEVAFCGHATIATSVALAERLGTGRLAFDTNAGEIVVDTDIVDDTLRATITSVPTRSRPVAEDALREALAALGWSRDELDPAFPPHVAFGGVEHLMIAAASRERLAGLDYDYEGLKAVMTREGWTTVNLFWRESDERFHARDPFPVGGVVEDPATGAAAAAFGGYLRVLGTGSPEFTVIQGVDMGRPSTLKVSIASPDGRSRVSGGAVALETA is encoded by the coding sequence GTGACGAGCACCGTGGAAATCCTGCGCTACACCGCTTTCACCCACGATCCCGAGGGGGGCAACCCCGCCGGGATCGTCCTCGACGCGGCCGGGCTCTCCGACGCGGAGATGCTGGCCGTCGCCGCCGAGGTCGGATACTCCGAGACGGCTTTCCTGACCGCCCGCGACGACGAGCGGCGCGTCTTCCGGGTCCGGTATTTCGCCCCCTCGACGGAGGTGGCGTTCTGCGGGCACGCCACGATCGCCACCTCGGTGGCACTGGCCGAACGCCTCGGGACCGGGCGTCTGGCCTTCGACACCAACGCGGGCGAGATCGTCGTCGACACCGACATCGTCGACGACACGCTCCGCGCCACGATCACCAGCGTTCCCACGCGCTCCCGGCCCGTCGCGGAGGACGCGCTGCGGGAGGCCCTCGCCGCCCTCGGCTGGTCCCGTGACGAGCTCGACCCGGCCTTTCCCCCGCACGTCGCGTTCGGCGGCGTCGAGCACCTCATGATCGCCGCCGCCTCGCGCGAACGCCTGGCCGGCCTCGACTACGACTACGAGGGGCTGAAGGCGGTGATGACCCGCGAAGGCTGGACGACGGTGAACCTGTTCTGGCGGGAGAGTGACGAGCGGTTCCACGCCCGCGACCCGTTCCCGGTCGGGGGCGTCGTGGAGGACCCCGCCACCGGGGCCGCCGCCGCCGCGTTCGGCGGCTACCTGAGGGTCCTCGGGACCGGTTCCCCGGAGTTCACGGTCATCCAGGGGGTGGACATGGGACGGCCCAGCACGCTGAAGGTCTCGATCGCCTCCCCCGACGGCCGAAGCCGGGTGAGCGGCGGGGCGGTCGCGCTGGAGACCGCCTGA
- a CDS encoding carbohydrate binding domain-containing protein, with the protein MRFRKLAAIAVLALGGTMLAASPAHAANIAVNPGFESGLTGWTCTASSGATAVSSPVHGGTRALQATPAGNDTARCQQTVSVRPSSAYTLSAWVRGGYVFLGATGTGGTDPSTWTSSPSSYAQLSTSFTTGASTTSVTIHVNGWYGQGVYQADDVVLDGAPGQGQPPAAPTGLTGTGNATTASLSWSASSGAAGYNVYRNGTRVGTATGTTFSETPGTGTHSYQVSATNASGESARSGAVSVTVGTGQPPLPAVPSGLAATVSGTSVSLRWNASSGATAYNVYRNGTRVGTPTAASYTDTPGAGTHSYQVSASNSAGESARSGAVSATVTNTPPPGNLPKRVLVGYLHASFANGSGYIRMADVPNEWNVINLSFGEPTSVTSGDIRFTQCPVAECPNVESEAEFIAGIRAKQALGKKVLISIGGQNGQVQLSTTAARDKFVQSVGAIIDRYGLDGLDIDFEGHSLYLDNGDTNLSAPTTPVIVNLISALKTLKARYGARFVLTMAPETFFVQLGYQFYGPGPNGSADRRAASYLPVIHAMRNDLTLLHVQDYNSGPIMGLDNQYHTMGGHDFHVAMTDMLLAGFPIAGNPNNVFPALRQDQVAIGLPAAPFAGNGFTTVAEVQKAFDCLAKGTNCGTYRPRGVYPNLRGLMTWSINWDRYNAFEFSRSHRAYLDGLG; encoded by the coding sequence ATGAGGTTCAGGAAACTCGCGGCGATCGCCGTACTGGCGCTGGGCGGGACGATGCTCGCCGCGTCGCCCGCCCACGCCGCCAACATCGCGGTCAATCCCGGCTTCGAGAGCGGGCTGACCGGCTGGACCTGCACGGCGTCCTCCGGGGCCACCGCGGTGTCCTCGCCGGTGCACGGCGGCACCAGGGCCCTGCAGGCCACCCCGGCCGGGAACGACACCGCCCGGTGCCAGCAGACGGTCAGCGTCAGGCCGTCCTCGGCCTACACCCTGTCGGCCTGGGTCAGGGGCGGCTACGTCTTCCTCGGCGCGACCGGCACCGGCGGGACCGACCCCAGCACGTGGACGTCCTCGCCGTCGTCCTACGCCCAGCTGTCGACCTCGTTCACCACCGGCGCCTCGACCACCTCGGTGACGATCCACGTCAACGGCTGGTACGGCCAGGGCGTCTACCAGGCCGACGACGTCGTCCTCGACGGAGCGCCGGGGCAGGGGCAGCCCCCCGCGGCGCCCACCGGGCTCACCGGCACCGGCAACGCCACCACCGCCTCGCTGAGCTGGAGCGCCTCCTCGGGCGCGGCCGGCTACAACGTCTACCGCAACGGCACCAGGGTCGGCACCGCCACCGGGACCACCTTCTCCGAGACCCCCGGCACCGGCACCCACTCCTACCAGGTGAGCGCGACCAACGCCTCGGGCGAGTCGGCGCGGTCGGGCGCGGTCTCGGTGACGGTCGGCACCGGCCAGCCGCCGCTCCCGGCCGTGCCTTCGGGGCTGGCCGCCACCGTCAGCGGCACGAGCGTCTCGCTGAGGTGGAACGCCTCCTCGGGCGCGACCGCCTACAACGTCTACCGCAACGGGACGAGGGTGGGCACGCCCACCGCGGCCTCCTACACCGACACTCCCGGGGCGGGGACGCACAGCTACCAGGTGAGCGCCTCCAACTCCGCCGGTGAGTCGGCGAGGTCCGGTGCGGTCTCCGCGACCGTCACCAACACGCCGCCCCCCGGCAACCTGCCCAAACGGGTGCTGGTCGGCTACCTGCACGCCTCCTTCGCCAACGGCTCCGGCTACATCCGGATGGCGGACGTGCCCAACGAGTGGAACGTCATCAACCTGTCGTTCGGCGAGCCCACCTCGGTGACCTCCGGAGACATCCGCTTCACCCAGTGCCCGGTCGCCGAGTGCCCCAACGTCGAGTCCGAGGCCGAGTTCATCGCCGGGATCCGGGCCAAGCAGGCGCTCGGCAAGAAGGTGCTGATCTCGATCGGCGGCCAGAACGGCCAGGTCCAGCTGAGCACCACGGCCGCGCGCGACAAGTTCGTCCAGTCGGTGGGCGCCATCATCGACAGGTACGGCCTCGACGGGCTGGACATCGACTTCGAGGGCCACTCCCTCTATCTCGACAACGGCGACACCAACCTGTCCGCCCCCACCACCCCGGTGATCGTCAACCTGATCTCCGCGCTCAAGACCCTCAAGGCCAGGTACGGCGCCAGGTTCGTGCTGACCATGGCCCCCGAGACGTTCTTCGTCCAACTGGGCTACCAGTTCTACGGGCCGGGCCCCAACGGCTCCGCCGACCGGCGGGCCGCCTCGTACCTCCCCGTCATCCACGCGATGCGCAACGACCTGACCCTGCTGCACGTCCAGGACTACAACTCCGGGCCGATCATGGGGCTGGACAACCAGTACCACACCATGGGCGGTCACGACTTCCACGTAGCCATGACCGACATGCTGCTCGCGGGCTTCCCCATCGCGGGCAACCCGAACAACGTCTTCCCCGCCCTGCGCCAGGACCAGGTCGCCATCGGCCTGCCCGCCGCCCCGTTCGCGGGTAACGGTTTCACCACGGTCGCCGAGGTCCAGAAGGCCTTCGACTGCCTGGCCAAGGGGACCAACTGCGGGACGTACCGGCCGAGAGGCGTCTACCCGAACCTCCGCGGCCTGATGACCTGGTCGATCAACTGGGACAGGTACAACGCCTTCGAGTTCTCCCGCAGCCACCGGGCCTATCTCGACGGCCTGGGCTGA
- a CDS encoding carbohydrate binding domain-containing protein has product MHLRKLAAAAVLALGGTMLAATPAHAANIATNPGFENGLSGWTCSASSGATTVSSPVHGGTRALQATPQGSDQARCQQTVSVRPSSSYSLSAWVRGGYVFLGVSGTGTTDTSTWASSPSAYTQLTRTFTTGASTTTVTIYTSGWYGQGAYQADDVVLDGPPGTGIPGDTIPPTVPGNLTVGGPTATSLTLGWSASTDNSGSVARYEVSRDNGAAVATGSGTGHTATGLNPDTAYGFRVRACDAAGNCSAYTASVSGRTSRDTGPPPGGEIRYAPYIDITMPTPSLVSAAAATGVKNYTLAFALGDSSGCNPAWGGTIPINDSRIVNDVRALQAQGGQVIVATGGAMGPYLEHVCGTSAALVTAYKRVLDTVGTNHLDVDVEAAIDAAKVNTALKQLQAERGTVISYTLRIQGQDYGVDPFSLSILQDAAAKGLNVMVNPMLMNFGYTGNWGDAMIAAAQATLAQMRTVWPAKTDAQLKKLLGLTPMIGRNDTGMTTTQADARKLLAWANTNHVGFVGFWSSARDNGGCPTGQVSPTCSGISQSAWEFTNIFKGFTG; this is encoded by the coding sequence ATGCACCTCAGGAAACTCGCCGCGGCCGCCGTGCTGGCGCTCGGCGGGACGATGCTGGCCGCGACACCGGCCCACGCGGCCAACATCGCGACGAACCCGGGCTTCGAGAACGGGCTGAGCGGGTGGACCTGCTCCGCCTCCTCGGGCGCCACGACCGTCTCCTCGCCGGTACACGGCGGGACCAGGGCACTGCAGGCCACACCCCAGGGCTCGGACCAGGCCCGCTGCCAGCAGACGGTGAGCGTCAGGCCGTCCTCGTCCTACTCGCTGTCGGCCTGGGTGCGCGGCGGCTACGTCTTCCTGGGGGTGAGCGGCACCGGCACCACCGACACCAGCACGTGGGCCTCGTCCCCGTCGGCCTACACCCAGCTGACGCGCACCTTCACGACCGGCGCCTCGACCACCACAGTGACGATCTACACCAGCGGCTGGTACGGCCAGGGCGCCTACCAGGCCGACGACGTCGTTCTCGACGGCCCGCCCGGCACCGGTATCCCCGGCGACACGATCCCGCCGACCGTACCGGGCAACCTCACCGTGGGCGGCCCGACCGCCACCTCGCTGACCCTCGGCTGGTCGGCCTCCACCGACAACTCCGGAAGCGTGGCCCGCTACGAGGTCTCCCGCGACAACGGCGCGGCGGTCGCCACGGGCTCCGGCACCGGCCACACCGCGACCGGGCTGAACCCCGACACGGCCTACGGCTTCCGCGTCCGGGCCTGCGACGCCGCGGGCAACTGCTCCGCCTACACCGCCTCCGTCAGCGGCCGTACGAGCCGCGACACCGGCCCGCCCCCCGGCGGCGAGATCCGGTACGCCCCCTACATCGACATCACGATGCCCACGCCCTCCCTGGTGAGCGCGGCGGCGGCGACCGGGGTGAAGAACTACACCCTCGCCTTCGCCCTCGGCGACAGCAGCGGCTGCAACCCGGCCTGGGGCGGCACCATCCCGATCAACGACTCCCGGATCGTCAACGACGTCAGGGCGCTCCAGGCCCAGGGCGGCCAGGTCATCGTGGCGACCGGCGGCGCGATGGGACCGTACCTGGAGCACGTCTGCGGCACCTCCGCCGCGCTGGTCACCGCCTACAAGAGGGTCCTCGACACGGTCGGCACCAACCACCTCGACGTCGACGTCGAGGCCGCGATCGACGCCGCCAAGGTCAACACCGCCCTCAAGCAGCTCCAGGCCGAGCGCGGCACCGTGATCAGCTACACCCTGCGCATCCAGGGCCAGGACTACGGTGTCGACCCCTTCTCGCTGTCGATCCTCCAGGACGCCGCAGCCAAGGGCCTCAACGTCATGGTCAACCCGATGCTGATGAACTTCGGCTACACCGGCAACTGGGGCGACGCCATGATCGCCGCCGCGCAGGCGACCCTCGCCCAGATGAGGACCGTCTGGCCCGCCAAGACCGACGCCCAGCTCAAAAAACTGCTGGGCCTCACCCCGATGATCGGCAGGAACGACACCGGGATGACCACCACCCAGGCCGACGCCCGCAAGCTGCTCGCCTGGGCCAACACCAACCACGTCGGCTTCGTCGGCTTCTGGTCCAGCGCCCGCGACAACGGCGGCTGCCCGACAGGCCAGGTCTCACCGACCTGCAGCGGCATCTCCCAGTCGGCCTGGGAGTTCACCAACATCTTCAAGGGGTTCACCGGATGA